A region of Streptomyces halobius DNA encodes the following proteins:
- a CDS encoding Zn-ribbon domain-containing OB-fold protein codes for MPEVLTAPLVVEFPFTRSLGPVQSAFLTGLRERTVLGVRASDGRVVVPPTEYDPVTAAEIRELVEVGTAGTITTWAWNPAPRRGQPLTTPFAWVLVRLDGADTALLHALDAPGPDAVRTGMRVRIRWAAERTGAITDIACFEPGEEIREGDAPDEPNSAEPAAHSGEFPAPVTGITTPARLDYTYAPGRAQSRHLQALAERRITGERCPSCRKVYVPPRGACPTCGVATDTQVEVGPRGTVTTFCIVNITARHTANPDIDVPYVYAHIALDGADLALHGRIGGIPYDQVRMGLRVEPVWTEGGRFPDHYRPSGEPDADYDSYKELL; via the coding sequence GTGCCCGAGGTCCTCACGGCGCCCCTCGTCGTGGAATTCCCCTTCACCCGCTCGCTCGGTCCCGTCCAGAGCGCCTTCCTCACCGGGCTCCGTGAACGCACCGTGCTCGGCGTCCGGGCGAGCGACGGCCGGGTTGTCGTACCGCCCACCGAATACGACCCGGTCACCGCCGCCGAGATCCGCGAACTGGTCGAGGTCGGCACGGCCGGCACGATCACCACCTGGGCCTGGAATCCGGCCCCGCGCCGTGGCCAGCCGCTCACCACCCCGTTCGCCTGGGTGCTGGTCCGGCTCGACGGCGCCGACACCGCCCTGCTGCACGCGCTGGACGCACCCGGCCCCGACGCCGTACGCACCGGAATGCGGGTCCGGATCCGCTGGGCCGCCGAACGCACCGGAGCGATCACCGACATCGCCTGCTTCGAGCCGGGCGAGGAGATACGGGAGGGGGACGCGCCGGACGAACCGAACTCGGCCGAACCGGCCGCCCACAGCGGGGAGTTCCCCGCCCCCGTCACCGGCATCACCACCCCCGCCCGCCTCGACTACACCTACGCGCCCGGCCGGGCCCAGTCCCGCCACCTCCAGGCGCTCGCCGAACGGAGGATCACCGGCGAGCGCTGCCCGTCCTGCCGCAAGGTGTATGTCCCGCCCCGCGGCGCCTGCCCCACCTGCGGTGTCGCCACCGACACACAGGTCGAGGTCGGCCCCCGCGGCACCGTCACCACCTTCTGTATCGTCAACATCACGGCTCGTCATACGGCGAATCCGGACATCGACGTGCCCTACGTCTACGCGCACATCGCGCTCGACGGCGCCGACCTCGCCCTGCACGGACGCATCGGCGGCATCCCCTACGACCAGGTGAGGATGGGGCTCAGGGTCGAACCGGTGTGGACCGAGGGCGGCCGCTTCCCCGACCACTACCGCCCCTCCGGTGAACCCGATGCCGACTACGACAGCTACAAGGAGCTGCTCTGA
- a CDS encoding thiolase domain-containing protein codes for MHEARRDRTGEVTRKAVHGTARDRTREVAIVAFAQTDHRRRTDDLSEVEMLMPVLHDVLGTTGLKTADIGFTCSGSSDYLAGRAFSFTMALDGVGAHPPISESHVEMDGAWALYEAWVKLLTGETDTALVYAYGKSSPGEVRAVLTRQLDPYYLAPLWPDSVALAALQAQALIDAGDADEPTLAAVAARSRADAAANPHAQLSGPVPAGDHLVRPLRPGDCPPIGDGAAAVILAAGDRARELCERPAWIRGMDHRIEAHGLGVRDLTDSPSTRLAAERAGAFVPPVDLAELHAPFTSQEIVLRKALKLDGDVLVNPSGGALAANPLMAAGLIRLGEAAARIHRGASHRALAHATSGPCLQQNLVAVLEGEVSHG; via the coding sequence ATGCACGAGGCGAGGCGGGACAGGACAGGTGAGGTGACACGGAAGGCCGTACACGGGACGGCGCGGGACCGGACCCGGGAGGTCGCCATCGTCGCCTTCGCCCAGACGGACCACCGTCGGCGTACCGACGACCTCTCCGAGGTGGAAATGCTGATGCCGGTGCTGCACGACGTACTCGGCACCACCGGCCTCAAGACCGCCGACATCGGCTTCACCTGCTCCGGATCGAGCGATTATCTCGCGGGCCGTGCCTTCTCCTTCACCATGGCCCTCGACGGCGTCGGCGCCCATCCGCCGATCTCCGAGTCCCATGTGGAGATGGACGGCGCATGGGCGCTGTACGAGGCATGGGTGAAGCTGCTGACCGGCGAGACCGACACCGCACTCGTCTACGCGTACGGCAAATCCTCGCCCGGTGAGGTGCGCGCGGTGCTCACCCGTCAGCTCGACCCCTACTACCTGGCCCCGCTCTGGCCGGATTCGGTCGCACTCGCCGCGCTCCAGGCACAGGCGCTGATCGACGCCGGAGACGCGGACGAGCCGACGCTCGCGGCCGTCGCGGCCCGGAGCCGTGCCGACGCGGCCGCCAACCCCCACGCCCAGCTGAGCGGTCCGGTACCGGCCGGGGACCATCTCGTGCGGCCGCTGCGCCCCGGTGACTGCCCGCCGATCGGTGACGGGGCGGCTGCCGTGATCCTGGCCGCGGGGGACCGGGCGCGCGAGCTGTGCGAGCGGCCCGCCTGGATCCGGGGCATGGACCACCGCATCGAGGCACACGGCCTGGGGGTACGCGACCTCACCGACTCCCCCTCCACCCGGCTGGCCGCGGAACGCGCCGGGGCCTTCGTACCCCCCGTGGACCTGGCCGAGTTGCACGCGCCCTTCACCTCCCAGGAGATCGTGCTGCGCAAGGCGCTGAAGCTGGACGGCGACGTCCTCGTCAACCCGTCGGGCGGCGCGCTCGCCGCCAACCCCCTCATGGCCGCGGGCCTGATCCGGCTGGGCGAAGCGGCGGCCCGGATCCACCGGGGCGCGTCCCACCGCGCCCTCGCCCACGCCACCTCCGGCCCCTGCCTCCAGCAGAATCTGGTCGCCGTCCTCGAAGGAGAGGTCTCCCATGGCTAA